Proteins found in one Muntiacus reevesi chromosome 2, mMunRee1.1, whole genome shotgun sequence genomic segment:
- the LOC136158849 gene encoding sulfotransferase 2A1-like — protein sequence MTGQCVWFEGIPFPSMGFPSEHLREVQENFIIKDEDVLLLTYPKSGTNWLIETVCLIHSKGDPKWIQSVPIGEHAPWAEAFRGYNLLKDKEGPRFITSHLPVQLFPRSFFKSKAKVIYLIRNPRDVLVSGYFFWRSAKLVKKPQSLEQYFEWFIQGNVVFGSWFDHTRGWMSMRDKENFLILSYEEMKWDTRSTVEKICQFLGKKLEPEELDSVLRNSSFQAMKENNMSNSSLLKGRYLEKNGELLRKGVTGDWKNYFTVAQAETFDKLFQEKMADLPQDLFPWK from the exons ATGACAGGACAGTGTGTGTGGTTTGAAGGGATACCCTTCCCGAGCATGGGATTCCCATCTGAACACCTGAGAGAGGTGCAGgagaattttattattaaagatgAGGATGTCTTACTGCTGACTTACCCCAAATCAG GAACGAACTGGTTGATAGAAACTGTCTGCCTGATTCATTCTAAGGGGGATCCCAAGTGGATCCAATCTGTGCCCATTGGAGAGCACGCCCCTTGGGCAGAGGCTTTCAGGGGGTATAATCTACTAAAAGATAAGGAAGGCCCACGTTTCATCACTTCTCAcctccctgtccaactcttccccAGGTCTTTCTTCAAGTCCAAGGCCAAG GTGATCTACCTCATCAGAAATCCCAGAGATGTTTTAGTGTCTGGTTATTTTTTCTGGAGGAGTGCAAAATTGGTTAAGAAACCACAGTCACTGGAACAATACTTTGAATGGTTCATCCAAGGAAATG TGGTATTTGGATCATGGTTCGACCACACTCGGGGCTGGATGTCCATGAGAGACAAGGAGAACTTCCTGATACTGAGCTATGAAGAGATGAAATGG gaCACGAGGAGCACTGTGGAGAAGATCTGCCAATTCCTGGGCAAGAAACTAGAACCAGAAGAACTGGACTCAGTCCTCAGAAACAGTTCTTTCCAGGCCATGAAAGAAAACAATATGTCCAATTCTTCCCTCCTGAAGGGTCGGTATTTAGAAAAGAATGGAGAACTTTTgagaaaag GCGTGACCGGGGACTGGAAAAATTACTTCACGGTGGCCCAAGCTGAAACCTTTGATAAACTATTCCAGGAGAAGATGGCAGACCTTCCTCAAGATCTGTTCCCATGGAAATAA